The sequence AGAAGGCCCCTGGTAAGTAaatctgattttgggaatcgctgaagaaAGTTGTTgcgggcaggagggttgcagaaagcaggtttgtctcccaccacatgcctagtctgagcggcgcAACAgtctgttgattgactccctcattTCACTGGAATCTCtttcagagatctccaggaaactcttgtggagatactgggcaatctgctgctgcaggttcttcAGCCAAGctactttgtttcttgccccattaatggtaGCTTTCCTGAGCCACTGTGCCATCACAGGTTGGGGGGGAGGatgaccattgctgcacacaggcgagctgcATAGGAACCAGGGTggaagctgcagtcttggagaagaccctcccttgattccctgctcaccctcagcagcgagatatcttccataatgatcacatcctgtggaaagtgtggggacagcaATGATTATCAGGCCTCCCCTACAGtgatggctctccccaagagccacatgcccattGTATAGCAAGGTCCAGAAAGagtgatttcccctgcccctgcagctactcaTCATTTTGGGGgctcttgtggctcatgtgtgcttgcctggggtcagccagttagtgacaggtttGTGAATACTGGCTGTTTTAAATAATTGAATCAGTGTTCTCtctgttgcaaacaatactgattctgtaaaatgttgtgtttACACTTCACAGAGATTACCTTGCGAGCCCAgcttccctctttgttatcggcagcTGAATGGCTGCACAAAATTGGAAAgtggccaagaagaactaaggaggactttctgcatgatgttatgatgcactccaccgccgagaaacaggaattgaaggagtggcaggacagtgagAAGAAGGACCAAAAAGAGAACACAGCATACCAGAATGAAGCCATGGAGTggctcttaaaggttatggagcgccaagcagacacgctccaggtgatactagctcttcaaactgaGCAGCTTACACGCCCACCCTCCCTTGCAGCCGCTGTCGCAAAAATCTTTCGATTGCGCCCCAcagacactgccaacacactcttatcaacctcctcaCTCTAgtctctacccgcagcattccactcctccctccatcactgtggactcccactacccactatattcaacacccatccctcttcAGTTTGGCCCTGCTAAAGTACACTACCCGCTGCATTGTAGTccaaggagaaggttggatacgatccctggacatacacaaatctttagctgtCCCGAGACTCCTCCTcttgggaccttcccttcccccatccccctcacttctgatggtttggggtttttttgactctcctctggttgttgtcttttaataaaaaaattgtgttgatttgaaagcaatctttattctattaattgaaagcaaaaagaacCCTGCAAAGCAATATACAATTATGTTAAATCCACatattgcatcatgtgcaccaaccAACTtttagcattacaagcactgcactcctgagcatatggataaatattagtggctttcagcttcagattgctgcctcaaagcatcctcACCCTTATGGTCCTGCACTGTGCCCCTATAATAGCCCTcatctctggctgttcaaactcagcctccaggcactgatcCTCAGTGGTTCAGGcttgagtgaagctttcacccttcccttcacaaatggtaTAGAGTGTACAGCATGCGGCTATAaacataggaatattgtcatatgccaggtccagcttcccacagaggcagcacagcaggcttttaaatggccaaagcACACTCAGTactcattctgcacttgctcagcctgttattgaactgctccttgctgctgtgaagttgccccgtgtatggcttcataagccacggcattaagggataggcggGGTCTCCGAgaatcacaatgggcatttcgacttcccctactgtgatcttctggtccggaaagaaagtccctgcttgcagcttcctgaacatgTCAGTGTTCCAAAAgttgcatgcatcatgcacctttccggactagcctgtgttaatgtctgtgaaacgcccacggtgatccacaagcacctggagaaccactgagaaataccccttgtgattaatgtactcagtgacTAGGTGGTCTGGttccagaattggaatatgtgtgctgtcaaggttcctcccccactctgaactctagggtacagatgtggggacctgcatgaaaacctcctaagcttacttttatcagcttaggttaaaacttccccaaggtacaaattaattttatcctttgtccttggaatatccactgtcaccaccaaactctaactgggtttactgggaaacatagtttggacacgtctttccccccaaaatcctcccatcccttgcaccccacttcctgggaaaggtttggtaaaaatcctcacaaatttgcataggtgaccacagacccaaacccttggatctgagaacaatgaaagagcattcagttttcttacaagaagactttgaatagaaatagaagtaaaggaatcactctgtaaaatcaggatggtagataccttacagggtaattagattcaaaacatagagaatccctctaggcaaaaccttaagttacaaaaaagacacacagacagaaatagtcattctattcagcacagttcttttctcagccatttaaagaaatcataatctaacgcatacctagctagattacttactaaaagttctaagactccattcctgttctatccccggcaaaagcagcatagagacagactcagaccctttgtttctctccctcctcccagcttttgaaagtatcttgtctccttattggtcattttggtcagatgccagcaaggttacctttagcttcttaaccctttacaggtgagaggatttttcctctggccaggagggattttaaaggggtttacccttccctttatatttatgacatgtgcCATCTgtcacccctctgcagttagggaagcccatttctgcaaagccatccacaatgtcacacacgttgcccagagtcacggtctttcagagcaggatgcgattaatggccctgcacacttctaTCAACACGAGTCCAACTGTCGACTTTCCCACTTCGAACTGGTTAGCGAttgattggtagcagtctggagtagccagcttccacagtgcaatcaccacccACTTCTCCAACTGgtcagctctcattcttgtgtccttgtgccgcagggctggggcgagctcatcacgcAGTCCCA is a genomic window of Lepidochelys kempii isolate rLepKem1 chromosome 1, rLepKem1.hap2, whole genome shotgun sequence containing:
- the LOC140905233 gene encoding uncharacterized protein — protein: MTGTHCSAGVKVKELWNAYHKAREANCSSAAAPMSCQFYKELDAILSSDPTSTAKTTVDTLVACMPVESGPSQEEEILDEDVEGMGEQEAGNDSEVRDVCSQELFSTPEEASQSQLSELGEAEIGEKAPEITLRAQLPSLLSAAEWLHKIGKWPRRTKEDFLHDVMMHSTAEKQELKEWQDSEKKDQKENTAYQNEAMEWLLKVMERQADTLQVILALQTEQLTRPPSLAAAVAKIFRLRPTDTANTLLSTSSL